One Cervus elaphus chromosome 28, mCerEla1.1, whole genome shotgun sequence DNA segment encodes these proteins:
- the GPR63 gene encoding probable G-protein coupled receptor 63: MVVSAVLTASHAGASNTTFVVYENTYVNITVPPPFQHPGDVPLLRYSVETLAPTGMSSLTMNSTAVSPTPAASKSLNLPLQIILSALMIFILCVSFLGNLVVCLMVYQKAAMRSAINILLASLAFADMLLAVLNMPFALVTILTTRWIFGKFFCRVSAMFFWLFVIEGVAILLIISIDRFLIIVQRQDKLNPYRAKVLIAVSWAASFCVAFPLAVGNPDLQIPSRAPQCVFGYTTDPGYQAYVILISLISFFLPFLVILYSFMGILNTLRHNALRIHSYPEGICLSQASKLGLMSLQRPFQMSIDMGFKTRAFTTILILFAVFIVCWAPFTTYSLVATFSKRFYYQHSFFEVSTWLLWLCYLKSALNPLIYYWRIKKFHDACLDMMPKSFKFLPRLPGHTRRRIRPSAVYVCGEHRTVV; encoded by the coding sequence ATGGTCGTCTCTGCGGTGTTGACAGCGTCCCATGCTGGGGCATCCAACACAACGTTTGTAGTCTATGAAAACACCTACGTGAATATCACGGTCCCTCCACCATTCCAGCACCCTGGCGATGTTCCACTGCTGAGATACAGTGTTGAAACCCTGGCTCCCACTGGGATGAGTTCCTTAACAATGAATAGTACTGCTGTGTCCCCAACACCAGCAGCTTCCAAGAGCCTCAACTTGCCTCTCCAGATCATCCTTTCTGCTCTGATGATAtttattctgtgtgtgtcttttcttGGTAACTTGGTTGTTTGCCTCATGGTTTACCAAAAAGCTGCCATGCGCTCTGCCATTAACATCCTCCTGGCCAGCCTGGCCTTTGCAGACATGTTGCTTGCAGTGCTGAACATGCCTTTTGCCTTGGTCACTATTCTTACCACCAGATGGATCTTCGGGAAATTCTTCTGTAGGGTATCTGCTATGTTTTTCTGGTTGTTTGTGATAGAGGGAGTAGCCATCCTGCTCATCATTAGCATTGATAGGTTTCTTATTATAGTCCAGAGGCAGGATAAGCTAAATCCATACAGGGCTAAGGTTCTCATTGCAGTTTCTTGGGCAGCTTCTTTTTGTGTAGCTTTTCCCTTGGCAGTAGGGAACCCTGACCTGCAGATACCTTCCCGAGCCCCCCAGTGCGTGTTCGGGTACACAACCGATCCGGGTTACCAGGCTTATGTGATTttgatttctctcatttctttcttcctgccctTCCTGGTGATCCTGTATTCGTTTATGGGCATCCTCAATACTCTTCGGCATAATGCCTTGAGGATCCACAGCTACCCTGAAGGTATATGCCTCAGCCAGGCCAGCAAACTGGGTCTCATGAGTCTGCAGAGACCCTTCCAGATGAGCATTGACATGGGCTTTAAAACGCGTGCCTTCACCACCATCTTGATTCTCTTCGCTGTCTTCATCGTCTGCTGGGCCCCATTCACCACTTACAGCCTTGTGGCAACGTTCAGCAAGCGCTTTTACTACCAGCACAGCTTTTTTGAGGTCAGCACCTGGCTGCTCTGGCTCTGCTACCTCAAGTCTGCGTTGAACCCCCTGATTTACTACTGGAGGATTAAGAAATTCCACGACGCCTGCTTGGACATGATGCCTAAGTCCTTCAAGTTTCTGCCGCGGCTCCCTGGTCACACACGGCGGCGGATACGCCCCAGTGCCGTCTATGTGTGTGGGGAACATCGGACGGTGGTGTGA